From Coffea arabica cultivar ET-39 chromosome 2e, Coffea Arabica ET-39 HiFi, whole genome shotgun sequence, the proteins below share one genomic window:
- the LOC140036226 gene encoding uncharacterized protein — MPVKMIRQKIVWFLSRIHQAIDMSVFGKIATVDTAKEAWDILDKTYKGIDRVQQNNLMMLKRKFELATMEKSESIELYFFRLSDIKNEKKLNQYDLSDRTFVEKILNTLPIKFDHVVAVIHETKDLEDLNIKDLHGSLILHEQRINEKLKDTQRRI, encoded by the coding sequence ATGCCAGTGAAGATGATAAGGCAAAAGATAGTTTGGTTTTTGTCACGAATTCATCAAGCAATTGACATGTcagtttttggaaaaattgcTACAGTTGATACGGCAAAGGAGGCTTGGGACATATTGGACAAAACATACAAAGGGATTGACAGAGTTCAgcaaaataatttgatgatgttgAAGAGGAAATTTGAACTTGCAACGATGGAGAAGTCAGAATCGATTGAGTTATATTTTTTTCGTTTGTCAGATATTAAAAACGAGAAGAAACTCAATCAATATGACCTTTCTGACAGAACATTTGTTGAGAAAATTCTCAATACCCTACCCATAAAATTTGATCATGTGGTAGCTGTAATCCATGAAACGAAAGATTTGGAGGATTTGAATATTAAAGATTTGCATGGGTCATTAATTCTGCATGAACAAAGAATTAATGAAAAATTAAAGGATACCCAAAGAAGGATATAG